One region of Quercus lobata isolate SW786 chromosome 2, ValleyOak3.0 Primary Assembly, whole genome shotgun sequence genomic DNA includes:
- the LOC115974481 gene encoding putative HVA22-like protein g — protein sequence MIGSFLTRGLVMVFGYAYPAYECYKTVEKNRPEIEHLRFWCQYWILVAVLTVCERVGDAFISWVPMYSEAKLAFFIYLWYPKTKGTTYVYDSFFRPYVSKHENEIDRNLLELRTRAGDMAILYWQRAASYGQTRIYEILQFVAAQSTPRTRPPQSQPQQQQQQPNGRVRPPPKRQPAKAQPETEEPPSPTSSTSSSQHQKEVAEEVGPSQVPNAAPPAADPPAVAANTQKATAPSETTSQTTPTEDQPMQIEATPPSSAEENTNPPPPEPVVEESIRVTRAKLRKTRSAGTR from the exons ATGATAGGATCCTTTCTCACCCGGGGACTCGT AATGGTTTTTGGCTATGCTTATCCAGCTTATGAGTGCTACAAAACCGTTGAAAAGAATAGGCCCGAGATTGAGCATCTTCGCTTTTGGTGCCAGTACTG GATTTTGGTGGCTGTTTTGACAGTTTGTGAGAGAGTTGGGGATGCTTTTATTTCATG GGTTCCAATGTATAGTGAAGCTAAGCTGGCATTCTTTATATACTTGTGGTATCCTAAAACAAAG GGAACAACATATGTGTACGATTCCTTCTTTAGGCCATACGTCTCAAAGCATGAGAACGAGATAGATCGGAACTTGTTGGAACTGAGGACCAGGGCTGGAGATATGGCAATTTTGTATTGGCAAAGAGCTGCAAGTTATGGTCAGACAAGAATATATGAGATTTTGCAGTTTGTTGCTGCACAATCAACACCACGGACTCGCCCTCCCCAG TCGCAgcctcaacaacaacaacaacaaccaaatggTAGGGTTCGTCCACCTCCTAAGCGCCAACCAGCTAAAGCACAGCCGGAAACTGAAGAACCACCATCTCCCACTTCCAGTACATCTTCTAGTCAACACCAAAAGGAGGTAGCGGAAGAGGTTGGTCCTTCACAAGTGCCTAATGCAGCTCCCCCTGCAGCAGACCCCCCTGCAGTAGCTGCAAATACTCAAAAAGCAACTGCTCCTTCTGAAACAACCAGCCAGACCACACCAACTGAAGATCAACCAATGCAAATTGAAGCAACACCACCTTCTTCAGCTGAGGAGAACACAAATCCTCCTCCACCAGAGCCAGTTGTGGAAGAATCTATTCGGGTCACACGTGCCAAATTGAGGAAAACCCGTTCTGCAGGAACTCGTTAG